Sequence from the Gemmatimonadota bacterium genome:
GGAACAGGTCAAGAAGTACCAGGGTCAGCTCTACAGCGTGAAGACCAACAAGGAGTACGACGCCCTCCAGGCGGAGATCCAGGCGCAGAAAAACCGCATCTCAGAACTCGAGGACGCGATCCTGCAGTTGATTTCCGAGGCCGAGACCGAGGAGGAGACGCTGGAGACCATTCGCGGCGAGACCGAATCACTCATCGAACGCTTCGGCGAGGAGCGCACGGCACTCGAGTCCAGGCTGTCGGCGGTGGACGAAGACGTCGCCGTCAAAATGGACGAACGCAAGCGGATGGCCATGCGCGTGGAGAACCCGGTCCTGAAGGTATACGACCGGATCCGGCGGAACTTGCGGGGGATGACCGTCGTACCGCTGAAGAAGGGGGCCTGCTCCGGCTGTTTCCACGTGATCCCGCTACAGGTCATCATGCAGATCCGCCAGGGGCGGAGGCTGATATCCTGTGAGAGTTGCGGCCGGATCCTGATTCTCGAAGAAGGGCTGGAGTATTGAACCGCGCCGCGTCCTGTGTTATATTGTATAGGTAAAACGTCCCAAGTCGACCAGGCGATCGCGTTCGCCGGCCAGGCGGACGAGGAAAGTCCGAGCACCGCAGGGCGGGATGCCTGCTAACGGCAGGGGGCAGTGATGCCACGGAAAGTGTCACAGAAAACACACGGCCGATCCCTTCGGGGAGGCAAAGGTGAAAAGGCGAGGTAAGAGCTCACCGCGGTCCGGGTAACCGGTCCGGCAGGACAAACCCCATCTGGTGCAAGACCGAATAGGAGAGGAGAGACGGCCCGTCTCGACCGCCGGGAAACCGGAGACTCTCGGGTTAGGTCGCACGAGGCGGCTGGTGACAGCCGTCCCAGATAGATGATCGCCACCTTCATCGCGAAGGCACAGAACTCGGCTTACGGTCGGCTTGGACGTTTTACAGCACCTCGCGAAACGATCACCCTCAGATTCCGACAATTTACATGAACAGCCGCTGGGTCCTATTAGACGAACATCCCCAGGTTCCCCAGATGATGGAGCTGATCAACGTCCCGCGCGTGATCGCGCAGATCCTGCTCAACCGGGGCGTTACGACCTTTGACGACGCCCGTTATTTCCTGAAGCCCACCCTCGAAGACCTGCACAGTCCCTTTCTCATGGCGGACATGGACCTGGCCGTGGAACGGATTCACGAAGCCATCCAGGGCGGGGAACACATCATGGTCTTCGGCGACTACGACGTGGACGGCACGACGGCGACCACGCTGCTGTACCTGACGATCAAGCTTTTGACGGACCGGATTTCCGCCTACATACCCAATCGCATGACTGACGGTTACGGACTGTCCATAGAAGGCCTGGAGGAAGCCAGGAGCCGCGGCGTGACGCTGATCCTGGCCGTCGACTGCGGGATTACCGCGAACGCCGAGGTGGAACAGGCCCGCGAAATGGGCATCGACGTCGTCATCATCGATCACCATGTGCCGGGCGATACTCTTCCGAACGGTGTGGCCATTCTGAATCCGAAGCGTGACGACTGCGAATACCCTTTCAAGGAGCTCTGCGGCGTCGGCCTGGCGTACAAAGTGGCGCAGGCGCTGGCCGAGCACGTGGGACTGCCGGAAAACACGGTGTATACGCACATGGACCTCGTTGCCCTGGGCACCACGGCGGACATCGTCCCCCTGCGCGACGAGAACCGGGTGCTGACCAAGTACGGGCTGGACATGATGCAGCAGACGCACAAATCGGGCCTGCAGGCGCTGCTGGACGTCGCGGGGCTGCGGGAGAAGGAACTGTCCACGGGCCACATGCTCTTCCTGCTGGCGCCGCGGATAAACGCCGCCGGCCGCATGGGCGACGCCACGCGCGTGGTCGATCTTCTGATCACCGAAGACCAGAAAGAAGCGGCACAACTGGCCGAAGAACTGAACGTGGAGAACAAGCGGCGGCGCAAGGAGGATACGCTCACCTTCGAAGCGGCCCGGGACCTCGCGGAGAACGATCCGGTCCTCAGGGAGTCGAAAGGCCTCGTACTCGATTCGGACACCTGGCATCCCGGCATCATCGGCATCGTGGCGTCCCGCATGGTGGAAGCCTTCAACCGGCCGGTCGTGATGATCTCGACCGCGGGTGAGAAGGGACGCGGCTCGGCGCGGACCGTGGGCGACTTCCACCTGTACAACGCCATCAAGGAGTGCTCCGACCTGCTGATCCAGTTCGGCGGCCACCACCACGCGGCGGGCCTGTCCATCGAAAAGGAACGCATCGACGAGTTCAGGCAGAGATTCAACGAGGTGGTCGCGGCGCGCGCGACGCCGGCCGATTTCATCCCCAAGCTCGAAATCGACTCGGAAATCGAACTCGACGAGGTGACCCCGCGCATGGTCAAGCTCATGAAGATGATCGGGCCCTTCGGTCCGGCGAACCACCACCCTGTGCTCGTGTCCCGCAACCTGAGCGTCGTCGGAAAACTCCGGACCATCGGGATGGAAAAGAAACACCTGAGGTTCAGGGTCAGGCAGAAAGGCCGCACCATGGACGCGATCGGTTTCGGCATGGCGCATTTCGCCGATCGCCTGAACGACAGCCGGGACCGCCTGGACCTGGCCTACACCATCGAGGAAAACACCTTTCGAGGCGAAACCAGCCTCCAGATGAGAATAAAAGACATACAACTCGGCACGGTATAGCCTCCGATCCCGCTATGAAACTACTCGACCGTTTCCTTGCCGGCGACCGAACCGCATTGTCCCGCGTCATCACCCTCCTTGAAAACGACAGAGACCGGCGTTCCGCCATGCTGGACGTGCTGTATCCCCGTTCCGGCAAGGCCCGCCGCATCGGGATTACGGGCCCGCCCGGTTCCGGAAAGAGCACCCTTGCCGACCGTCTCACCGCCCGGCTTCGCAAAAGCGGCCGCACGGTAGGCATCATCGCCGTGGACCCGACGAGCCCCTTCACCGGCGGCGCGCTGCTCGGCGACCGGCTCCGCATGCAGGGATCGTGGGACGATCCGCAGGTTTTCATGCGCAGCCAGGCCGACCGAAGCCATTCCGGCGGGCTTTCGGAGGCGACGCCTTACGCGATGACGGCCCTTGACGCCTTCGGCAAAGATGTTATCATTGTGGAGACCGTGGGCGTAGGCCAGTCCACCCTCGATGTTACCGACGTCAGCGATACGACCGTCGTCCTGCTCACGCCGGAATCGGGCGACAGCGTTCAGGCCATGAAGGCCGGCCTGATGGAGATCGCCGACGTGCTGGTCGTCAACAAGTCCGACCGCGAAGGCGCGGACCGGTTCGCCTCGGAACTGAAGATGATCGTGGACATGGGGCGGTGGGAGGAAGGCTGGAAACCACCCGTCCTCAGCGCCAGCGCGCGGGACGATACCGGTATCGACGGCCTGTATGAGCGCCTGGACGCACACGCGGACTACCTCGCCGGAGAAGGCAGGTTGCAGGCGCGCCGGCTGCGCCAGGGGCGCTCGGCCATCGAGAAAGCGCTCGGCGAATGGTGGCATGGCCGGCTGACGGTGCTTCGGGACGCCGGAGACGCGATGGACCGCCTTTCCGAACGCGTGGCCTGCAGGGAGTTGAGCCCGCTGGCGGCCGCCCGGGAGATGATGGAAGGGATCGAAGATCATGGCGGAAAACATACGGGTTCTCGTCGCCAAACCGGGCCTGGACGGCCATGACCGCGGCGCCAAGGTGGTGGCCGCGGCCTTGCGCGACGCCGGCATGGAAGTGATCTACACCGGGCTCCGGCAGACGCCGGAAATGATCGTGGAAGCGGCCGTGCAGGAGGACGTGGACGTGGTCGCGCTGAGCATCCTCTCGGGCGCCCACATGACCATCTTCCCCCGGGTCATGGACCTGCTGCGGGAACGGGGCGTCCAGCACATGCTCCTCACCGGCGGCGGCATCATCCCGAAAACCGACGCGGAGGAGCTCGCGGAAATCGGCGTGGGAAAGCTGTTCGGTCCCGGCACTTCGACGCGGGACATCATCGCCTACATCAACGAGGAAGTGGACCGCCGCCGCGTGGCGGACGAGATTTAGGCCGTGGCGGTATCGTGACGGATGCGAGATGGCCCCTGCCGCGTGGCGGACGAGATTCAGGCCACGGCTTTTAGGTTAGGTAACGAGGAGGTAAGCATGCGAAAGTCAGTGATTGCAGCGACCATCGCGGGACTGATGTCCCTGGTATGGTCCACCGGCGGCGAGGCCCAGGTGCGCAGGTCCACCGCGGACCTGGTGCTGAAAAACGGCACGGTCTACACGATGGACGCCGATCGGCCCAAGGCGCAGGCCGTGGCCGTCATCGGCAACCGGATCGCCGTCGTGGGCGTCGATGCGGACGTGGAGCCCTTCATCGGTCCCGATACCCGGGTGATCGATCTCGAAGGCCAGACCCTGGTGCCCGGGTTGAAGGAAAGCCACGGCCACCTCATGGGCATCGGGATTGCCAAGATGACGGTCGACCTGGTGGGCATTTCGGGTTACGACGAACTCATCGAGCGGGTGCTTGCGGCGGCCGACGGTGTGGAGGAGGGCGATTGGATCACCGGCCGCGGGTGGCACGAGGAGAAGTGGACCGACCGCAGTTCGCTCACAGTCCGTGGGTTCATGACCCACCACAAGCTGAGCGAGGCCGTGCCGGATATCCCGGTGTACGTGCGACGG
This genomic interval carries:
- the recJ gene encoding single-stranded-DNA-specific exonuclease RecJ gives rise to the protein MNSRWVLLDEHPQVPQMMELINVPRVIAQILLNRGVTTFDDARYFLKPTLEDLHSPFLMADMDLAVERIHEAIQGGEHIMVFGDYDVDGTTATTLLYLTIKLLTDRISAYIPNRMTDGYGLSIEGLEEARSRGVTLILAVDCGITANAEVEQAREMGIDVVIIDHHVPGDTLPNGVAILNPKRDDCEYPFKELCGVGLAYKVAQALAEHVGLPENTVYTHMDLVALGTTADIVPLRDENRVLTKYGLDMMQQTHKSGLQALLDVAGLREKELSTGHMLFLLAPRINAAGRMGDATRVVDLLITEDQKEAAQLAEELNVENKRRRKEDTLTFEAARDLAENDPVLRESKGLVLDSDTWHPGIIGIVASRMVEAFNRPVVMISTAGEKGRGSARTVGDFHLYNAIKECSDLLIQFGGHHHAAGLSIEKERIDEFRQRFNEVVAARATPADFIPKLEIDSEIELDEVTPRMVKLMKMIGPFGPANHHPVLVSRNLSVVGKLRTIGMEKKHLRFRVRQKGRTMDAIGFGMAHFADRLNDSRDRLDLAYTIEENTFRGETSLQMRIKDIQLGTV
- the meaB gene encoding methylmalonyl Co-A mutase-associated GTPase MeaB — protein: MKLLDRFLAGDRTALSRVITLLENDRDRRSAMLDVLYPRSGKARRIGITGPPGSGKSTLADRLTARLRKSGRTVGIIAVDPTSPFTGGALLGDRLRMQGSWDDPQVFMRSQADRSHSGGLSEATPYAMTALDAFGKDVIIVETVGVGQSTLDVTDVSDTTVVLLTPESGDSVQAMKAGLMEIADVLVVNKSDREGADRFASELKMIVDMGRWEEGWKPPVLSASARDDTGIDGLYERLDAHADYLAGEGRLQARRLRQGRSAIEKALGEWWHGRLTVLRDAGDAMDRLSERVACRELSPLAAAREMMEGIEDHGGKHTGSRRQTGPGRP
- a CDS encoding cobalamin B12-binding domain-containing protein gives rise to the protein MAENIRVLVAKPGLDGHDRGAKVVAAALRDAGMEVIYTGLRQTPEMIVEAAVQEDVDVVALSILSGAHMTIFPRVMDLLRERGVQHMLLTGGGIIPKTDAEELAEIGVGKLFGPGTSTRDIIAYINEEVDRRRVADEI